The following DNA comes from Govania unica.
TATCTATGACCATGCCGCCCGGCTGCGCTCCTATGAGATTCTCGCCGGGCTCGCGGCGGATCTCAAGCAACCCTGACCGCGATCAGGCCGGATCGCGGAAATAGGCTTCGACCTTGCCCTTAAGTTTCAAGGTCATGGGCTGACCAAAGCGATTGCGCGCCGTACCGGCCGCGACCCGAACCCAGCCTTCGCTCAGGCAATATTCTTCAACATTGGTCTTTTCGACCCCATTGAACCGAATACCAATACCGCGTTCCAGCAGCTCTGCATCATGGTGCGGGCTGCGCGGGTCAGAGGACAGGCGATCAGGGATGACATCGGTCATGGTGGTTAAATCCGTTTAAAATGATATCTCGCCGCGCATGATAACGAACCGCAACCCGATTTCAACCATGGAGCCACCTCGAACCTGGACATGGGCTGAATAATCGTCTGTTCAGACATAGCAAAGCAATCCGTCTTCCCGACCCGGACACCGCGAAGCGAACTCCCTGAGCCATATCTTACGCATTAAATTGAGCAGCAAGCGTAAGGATACCAAGGGCGCTCGTCGGCCCCGCAGATCTGACCCGCCTTAAAGTCCGGAATGTTTTATAAAATTCGAGCATCCGTGACGGATGGTGAACCGCAAGACTGACATAGCGTTTTACATCACGCCCCAGCCCCCCCGATTGAGCCCGCAGCCCCGGGCGCAACAGTCGATCACAAAGCTGAAAATTCCCAAATCCCTGGGCTTCAAGTATCCGGTGCAGAACCTTGGGGGTGAAATACCAACGATGATCTTTTTGCCAGCACCACCATTCATTGCCACCCTCGACGCGGTCGGCACTCTC
Coding sequences within:
- a CDS encoding DUF3297 family protein, whose translation is MTDVIPDRLSSDPRSPHHDAELLERGIGIRFNGVEKTNVEEYCLSEGWVRVAAGTARNRFGQPMTLKLKGKVEAYFRDPA